The Indicator indicator isolate 239-I01 chromosome 32, UM_Iind_1.1, whole genome shotgun sequence genome segment agggtcctgctacaaggacaggctgaaggagctggggttgttcggcctggagaagagaaggctccagggaggcctaataacagtcttccagtacctgaagggggctagaagaaggctgcagagggactgttcccaaagggctgcagggacaggacaaggggcaatggtctgaaatgagagcagagcagactgagattggatgtgaggaagaagttctgcatcatgagggtgctggaacactgcaacaggttgcccagggaggtggctgaggccccatccttggagatattcaagatcaggctcaacagggctctgaacaacctgatctagtggaggatgtggactggatgacctttggaggtcccttccaaaccattccatgattccaaaGGCCTTGCCTGGATGCTCAGCAGAAACTCTGGACTCCAGGAAGAGTGAAGAGGACTGCTAGATTTGGCAGGAAGGAATGGGTCCTGTATTTCAACCCCAGATTTGAATTACAGAGTGAGTCAAACTGAGAGGCAAGCCTCAAACTGGGAggcaagtctagctgagaggtgtccctgcccctgacagagaggttggagcagatgatctctgaggttccttccaatctggGCCAGTCTGTGCTTCCATGAAATTACCATGGCAGGGCTGGATCTGTTTGCAGCAGCTCACAAGCAGCTTGGCTGATGCCAAGGGTCTGTTTACTGGGACATACCAAACAAATCTGAGCAATTAGAGGCAAACAGAGTGTGGCTCAGAGCTCTTAATGTGGGCTGAAAGCACCTCTGCCACCTTCAGTGGGACACTTTTCCTTGGCCTCACTGGTGGATGAGCACAATCtgcacctgcagctcctttccCTGTCATCTCCTCCATGCTCTGCTGCTTGGCAGTCCCTTGTTTGACCCTGGTGCAATTCCTCTGTGGCTGCACAGCTTCCttcacttttcccttttcctcagggGTTATTTTCCCTCCATGCCATTTTTCTAATCTGATTTTTCGTTCTGTCactctttttccccttctgtctGTCACAGGCAGATGTGGCTTGAGGAGAGGAGTGTCTCCCAGCCCCTCAGACTGTGTGAGTTTGGAGTTCCTTCCAgtttcccacactgctctcctaTTCACCACATTCAGGCAGAGGATAAAGGAAGTGTGCCATGCTACAAGCTGAATTAGAAATGCTGTTTGACTTCCCTTTGTACTTCACAGAAACCTTGCTCGGGGTAGACCATCTGCATAGCACTCACTATGGAGCAAACCATTGATCAAGGCCTGTCAGCCCAGCTGGGGGAACTTGGGAAAGTAATTCCTTGTGCCACTTGAGTTCTTTAGGGCTTAACAtctggctgcagggggaggCGACAGTTGATGGTTTAACAGCCCTGCTTCCTTTCAAGTTTGGGATGCTGTTTTGATCCTCCATAAGCCTTTCTGAAATCCTGATTTTAATAACATGGAAAGTATCCAGAAGACTTGAAATAATGCACTGGCTTTGCATTTCCAAAGTGCTTTACAAATGCCAGCTAATGAATTCTCAGCGACCTCCTCGGCGAGATGAGGATGTGCTATTAGCAGGGGCTtacaaaggcagaaaaatgaggcaggaaggaggaaaagaaaaaaaaaaacccaaactgcaaTATTTCAGATGCTGGTTGCAGTGCTTCTATTGCTAAGTGGCTCTTGGAGACATCTGGTTTACAAAGATGCTCAGCACCCACTTGTTTTAATTAGCCTTGGCATCTCTGAAAAGGAGCCAGCTCCCTGGCCTGTGGGAGAATTGGGATTGCTGGCCTGGACCACACTCACAGTCTTGTCCCACCTAGAAAAGCAGATAGAAAAGTTCTCCTTTCTGATCCAGTTTAACAGTGGGGGTTGAAAATATGAAAGTTTAAACCTGTTTAAAGCCATGAAGAGGGAGATGCACTCAAATCTTCCCTCAGGAAACACTTGCTGATCTATTCCATTTCTGGAACAACTTGACCTCTCTAGCAATTAAACCAAGTTTTAGCTTATTCATGCTCCTGAAGATCTACTAAAacctcagccaggctgcagctgaccTCAGTCCTATTGTAGATCTGCCAGCACCACCTCATtgtgctcagctgcctgccagtggtGAGAGCCAGCCTGAGCTTGGAGCAACTTGGAGGAGAGGATGCAGCATCCCTGCATCCCAGGGAATGCCAGGACCTGAATGCTTGGCCTGGATAAAAGCAGTGACTTAGAAACAGGAAAGGAGCCACACTGCTGTAGTTACCCAGTCCAGTGCCACCTGcacctgctgtgtgctgatCATATGCAAAAGGTGCCTGCAGTCTCCTGGTGGCAGCTCCTGGGGACTTTGCAGCCAGTGGGGACATCAGAGAAGTCTGTGACCATTATCtcccctctgcactgctgccctggctaGAGCTGAGTGATTGAGTACCTGACACACAGACAGGATGAATTGCTGCTCTCAGGAGAGAGGTGGCTGCCCTCCTGTCTGGCACCACCACACCATTCCCACCTTGTTGTGACAGCACGTGGTTGTTGGGGCCAGACCTCAGGAACCACACTCTCAGCTCTCAACCTGCTCCTCTGAAAGGCTCTCTGCAGGGCACCTTCTCCTTGCCAAAATGCTTGGCAGCACCACTTGGTGAGTCTTGTGAATTTGGTCATGAGACTGGTAACCCTTATGGCCTTCTGCAAGACTTCAGGTCCCAGTCTCACAATtctatgaagagaaaaaaaaaattatatcagTCCATGCTAAATCTAAACGCCTAATAATTTAAAagtaagttaaaaaaaagaatctcaAAATAGTTTCATTAGAgacaagttgttttttttcaatccCTCTGACTTTCAGCCCATTTCTTGAAGCCCAAAGGTTGACATCTGAAAGGCTGGCAGTAACGGCAGATCCTCAGAGATGCTGACCCCATTGTAAGGGCTGAATGCCACCATCTTCCAAAAAAAAACTCCCCAAAACAATGAAGGAAGTGCATGAACTCAGCAGCTTCTGTGCTCCACTCCACTGTCAGGAACAGGCTCCTCTGCTTTGGCCAGAGCTGAGGTGACTGACTGCTGGGAGGACTTTTGGGGAGCATATGCccccactgaagtcagcagtACCTGGGTGGCTATAGAGCAAACTCCAAACCACCTGGAGGCACCTGTGAGAAACCTGCAGGTGAGATGAGCTCAGATGGGGTGGGAGCAGCAGGGTACTGAGGTCATGACTAACCCTGCCTGGTCTAAATCCAGAGCAAGGTGTAGCTGAGTCCCCAGCAGCACACCTTCTGTGGTTGTTTATGTGGGGGTTTGAAGGAGGAGGGTGGTAAACACATAACAGGGTGGCTCCTGCCAAGCCTGCTCCCAGGGCAATGTGTTCCTTTGAGGGATAATTGATTCCTGCCATCAGGCACCAGCCTGCTCTCCCCCAGGGTCAGCTCTTTCCCACATCCAACCCCATTATCCCACAGACCATGCCTTTTGTACAACACACTCCAGCTATTCATGTGCAAAGCAGCTGTAATCCCCAGACCTTTCAGAGTCAATATACCAGGAAATAATAAATCCCTCTTGTGCCCCCTTGAATATGCTGAGAGGTGACTTGTGGGAATttcagctgggcagggggaaaaaaaaaaattctccttaatttttaattatttgtaaTATTCACTGCAGAAAGACTTTGTCATTGGTGCAGGACCatggcagggtcacccacacaAGCAGCCAGAGAAATTGGTTTGGCTTCTAACAAGCCTGGAAAATGCAGATCAAACTGCGTCATGTGCTTCTTAATGATCAAAGTCCACCTCCCTTCAGTTGTGCACTGGGCATGGCAGGATATTAAATATTCCtgatctaaagaaaaaaaaaacaaaccaaaacctaaTTAAAGATTAAACCTATGAAGAATGTACTTCTCAGTGATAAAAGATTCCTTTTTGCCAGGGTGCTAATGTCCCAAAGAGGCAAGATAATGCCATTTGATGGAATAGTTTGTACCACAGGTACAATAAGAGCATAATTTTTCCCCCTGACAGGCAGAGTTCACTACACTTCCACTCTGCTGGTTGACACTTGCCTTAGGAGAGCAGAAGCCAATCCTGAAGAGCAAGTTTTGCAGGATAATGTCTTTATACACTCCCTCCTGTGCCAAACAATACTTTAAACTACTTACTGTGTAGAATATAACATCACTGAAACCCTGAGCAGACCATGGTAGGGCCAGGTACActgtggggctggagaggggcccTCCACCTGTGACCCCAAAGGAAGCAGTGGCTCCTAAGTTCAAAGCTGTCAGAGGATCTTCAGGGTTGACCTCAAACAGGCAGTAGCCTCTCTTTTCAAGCCTTATCCAAGAaacctgcagggagcaggatgaTGGAGGGAGGTGGTAACACTGCAGGGACTTGTGGTGCTGAAATCCAGGAATCTTAGGCATTAGGACACATCCAGCAATAGTAAGGTATGAGTGTGGCACAACACAGACCCAGTGCACCCATCAAGCACTTAAAGACAATATTTTCCACACAGACCTGCTGAGGACCCTGGGAGGTGTTCTCATTGCTGTTGTCTTCCTCAGTGATGCTGCCACTGGCACAGTATctgtgagagagagagcagagcaagctTGGTGCTCAAAGGTTCCATTTCACCTGTGTGAAGAAGCCTTTCCAGCAGTGCTAACCatgagagagagacaaaagCCAAGTAGagatcaggctgcacacagGACAGATTTTGCAAGGCCCTGTGATGACAAAGGGGTGTCCCAAAGAAGAAGCATCTCTACCAGGCTCCCAGCagacagggagaaaagaaactTCTCTGCAAAAGTTCAAAGGCCACCAGTAGCAGTTCCACTGCAGAGGAGCACTgcccctggagctgctccttcTGCACTTCATTCTCATCAGGGGTTCAGCAGTAGCCCCAAGTGGTGCCAGAGAAGCACAAGGGCCACTTCAGCCCTGTCCCTACTACCCACCACAGACAAGCTCAGCTCCTGATTGCAAAGACTTCAGTAACACCTCTCCCATTTCCCAGGAGAACAAATTGAGGCATggggaagcaaagcagcagcccccaggacagccaggctgcagtggagctcctgctggccacccctGCATGTGACCCAGTGTCTCTGCCCCCTTGTCCCTTTCTCCTGGTGAGCACAGACCTCTGCCTGCATGGCAGCCCTGGCTCACTTGGTGCAGAAGCCCTGGGAGTTcatcctgccctgccagaggagcaggCTCCACAAAGGAGTTATtagcagcaggctgtgtgggTTTGCGTTTCTCTGCCTTTCCCATACTTTTCCCCTATTGATAACATTTCTTGTCAGGACAATGGAAGTGTGCCTTGCAACTACTCACAACATTAGTGACGCTGCTTGAGCCTGAATGATTTCAAGGGAAAGAATCCAACTCCCAAAAGACCATCTGGCTATCAGTTATAGTACAGCAATAAAGGTCAGGGCTGCTTCTCAGGAGTTGGGAAAATGATGGGCTGGGACACTGAAGAGCCTCTTCAGCCAGCTTGGGTACATCCCTACCTGTCAGCTCCCAGATTCAAGGCTTGCCACCCTTGCTAGGAGAGGGATAAGGCAGGACACCAAGTGCTGGAGGTGGATCAGCcaaagaagagagggaaaagggcaACACCTTATTATAGCTGGCAAAAGCCAGACCATGGTCTCTGAGCTGGATCTTATTTTGTGTCATAATCCTCTGCCTGCTTCAAAGTGTTCATGAGATGTCTTGTCTCCTGGCTTTCCCACCACACAGGGAATAAAGGGCTCCAAGGACAACATCTGCCCTTCACAAAGGGCTAAACCCATTCAGGCCCATACAATGCAACCCCCCAAGCTGGCTATTGCACTGACACCTCCCTGTCAACTGCCCATTAAACTCGGGCTTCACTTCAAGGTTTCCATGTCAGAAACTGtctttggctttcttccctcacTGCACATTTCCCTCCATTTCCATTTCCAGGCTCCCAGCCATGCTCCCATGAACAAGAAGACCAAAGCCCCTCTGCCTTGGGCACTGCAGGTGAGATGCTCAGGTGGCAGGATGCAGCACAGCTGTTCTCAGGTAGCTTCTGGGTTATTTTCAGTGCTGCCTCAAGGACTCTATCTAGGCAGAGACTTTTCTCCTAAGATAAAACCAGAACTGACCTGAAGTGCCACACagcttcattctttttcttgcctttaCCATAAAAACACCAAAATTTGCTGAATTTTTATTGTCATTTTCATTCAAATCTCTGTTTTCCAGATAAGAAAACAGAGGGGGGATGACCTGATAAAGGTTACACAAGGAGGCAATTCTGTGGTGTCTGAGATCTCATGTTCAGCAAACTGGGACAGATCCAGTGTTCAGTGGTGCTCCCTGATCAGATGAGACCAGAACACACCAGGAATACCAGGCAAGGATCACAACTGAGCTCCTTGCTGAGGTCCAGAAATGTGCCTCAGCTACTAGATTTCATTCCTGACCTGCCTCTGGCTTCCCAAGGCACCTGGGTTGATTCTGAGTCTTACTCAACATTCTTGTAAATGTCTGTGAGGTAAAGAGTAGAAAAGTAAAAGAGAGCCACAGGGGTGACAGGCACAGGCCAGGTTCTGCTGGGAGGTGTGTGGCTGTCCTCAGTGAAGGCAATGGGAACCCTGGTGCCAGGGGCTGACAGCCCTCGGCGTGTGAGGAGGGAAACAGAGGTTACCCTTTCCTTTGGCTTCCCATCCCCTAGCTACTCACCCTGCCCCTCCAACACCCCACCAGcctgcctgccagctccccaAGCATGCAAACAGACCTGTCACCTCACACTGGTGACAGAGCCAAAGCTCACCCATCAAACGTGCAGGGACTGCAGGGACAAGTGCAAACAGCCAGGCTGGCCAACGGGAGGCCAGCTGTGGAATGCCCTCTCCACCAGGagcagagatgttcctgctgctggtgaTTTTGACCCTAACAGTGCTCCCCTTCTTTTCCTGCCTCCCCCCAGAAGCGTGTCTCCTCCACGCCACAAATGTGAGTGGCACATGCAGGGCCTCAGGAATGCAACTGATCCCAGACAACCAGCTGGAGGGTCAGTGTtttcccagctccctgggcagtcctGAAGAGCCACGCTGCACACTCCACCAGCCAGCGTGGGCAGAAGGTTATTCTCTGCAGGGCATTTGCAATCAATGTACCATGCACTAATAGATGCTTCCCCTATTGTTCAGCTGCGTGCCTGGattggctgcagggctgtgggaaaCACCAGCAACCCCCAGACTCACAAATCTGCTGGAGCTCCCTGAGGTATAAATAGAGGCAGGAGGTgacagccagagcagagtctTGCGCTCAACGTGGGGGTCTGTGCCCAAGGCTGAGAGCACTGAGAATGGCTCCCAGTAACACTCTCCTGATCCATATGGAAGAGAAACTacagccaaaagaaaaaaacaaagtaagtAGAGCCCTTTGACAGGATTGGGAAGGCTGGCCTGTGCTCTGTGCCATGGGAAATAAAGGCTGCATGGAATAgatgagataaggagggagaaagtgggctggggggaggtaaATAAGTGAGAGAGATAAAGGAGACTCCAAAGATTGTTAAAAATTACACTGGGCAGGGAACAGGGAGGCAGCACTGTAAAGCTCTGCTACCAAGAGAAAAGTGCCTCTGAATGTGTGTgtcagggcagcaggaggggaaacGGGGTCAGAAAATCCTCAGCAGTCTGCTCCATCTCTTGCAGCTGAGGAAGCCGGTGGTGGAGAAGATGCGCCGGGACCGCATCAACAGCAGCATCGAGCAGCTGAAACTGCTCCTGGAGAAGGAGTTCCAGAGGCACCAGCCCAACTCCAAGCTGGAGAAAGCAGACATCCTGGAAGTGGCTGTCAGCTAcctgaagcagcagagccagctgcaggaccaaAGTGAGTGCAGAGTTTGCATTGCTCACCACAAAGTCCACTCGCACAGGCTTCTGCCCCCTCAGCTATGCAGGGGCTGTAACACACCAGGTCAAGTCCCATGAGCAAGGCTCATGGACTCAGGCTCCTAAAAGAAGCTTCATGcatgaatcactgaatcagcactgccctgagtTTTGGTTATCATTCTAACCCTCTGCATttgctcctctctcttttccagcATTCACTCCCAAGCATGCAGAGCAGGACTTCAACAGTGGCTACCTGCGGTGCCTCAGGGAGGCCATGCACTTTCTGTCCTACTGTGAGCCCAGGAAGGAGACTCAAGTGCAGCTCATCAAGCACTTCTGCAAAGCTCAGATGGGTGCAGACCTCACCTACTCTCCTGCTCTGCGCAGCTCACCTCTGTCCCCTGCTCCGTTTGCCAGAAAGCAACCTGCCCAGAAgactgtggctgctgctcctaCCATCTGGAGGCCCTGGTAGACCTGCTGaactttgctctgctcctgtgtTTTGCTACAAAACCTAGAGGGGCCTGTGATTTCATGGCTCCTCTTTAAAGTAGGAAACATTGCTTTCCAAAagtgggatggggggggggaattgtTTTTCTGTCACAAGAAATGAGGGTGGCTGAGTAGTTTCCCTTCACAGTGAAGGACTGGGTGTGTATCTTGCAGCACATTTGCTGCTTTTATTGGTGGCTCCTGGCCAAAgagaggagcaagttctgcagtaACTTAAAACAGCCAAATGCCCTTCGGTTTCCACCACACTTCTGCTTGGCAAGGCTGTCCAGTCTGTGGTTGTCAGTGGAAAtctttctgctgcctccctgggtcACTGGTTCAAGTGCTCCATTGTCTCTAGACAATGTCTTGACCTTCCTAAAGAAGGAGCACTTTGAAGAATGTATTTTGTGTCATAAAGAGAGTCTTGAGCCTTTACCTTTTGAGTGAAATATGTTAAGAGATGCTGATTCTTCTGAAGGTCCTCTGCTATTTTTAGTTATTCCTTCTTACAGAAAGTTATGATGGTAACAGAGAGCTCTTGGGAAAACTCTCTCCGTGTCAGTgtgtgctgctctcagctgagGGGTAACTGATGCCTTTTGTAAAGGAAATATCTGGGATATATCttaagggggaggaagggaggcatTAAATACTCAATATGAATTCACTGAACATGCTAAAGAGCTTAAAAAGCTTTTATAAAGTTGTGATGTATTCATCCTGTGTGATGTTCAGCTTTGTGTGTCTCCACTGTACAatacaataaaaatgtttttagtCATAAAAATGGTCTTAGTCCTTAATCCTTTGGTTTGACATTATTCAAATGCCACTCTGGATTAAATGTGGCATGCAGACTCCTCCTGCAGAGGGGAAGCTTTCAGGAGATGTCCCATTCCTCAGCCCTTCACTCCAGTACACAGTTTATATTTGTGATATGCATTTGGCAGAACAGGATTTCAGACCCTGCAAAGCAGCAACCTCCCACACAGCTACACAGAGGGGAtgcaggaggggaaaaggaaaaagggattCAGAAGGTATTTTAATCATacaatggtctgggttggaagggacctccaaaggtcatccagtccaaccctctctgcagtaagcagggacatcctcaattagctcaggctgcccagagccctgttgagcctcaccttgggCAGGTGGGAAGAAAAGCTTGAGAAGGGGAACCTAAAGCCACCCTTGAGCACCTGAAATACCAACAGCcactccaaaacacagcacttctCCAACAGCATTCACTCTCTCATCCTTAGAAGAGTTCCCATCCACTGCTCAGTGGGGACTGGTCACCCCCAAACTCCAGCTAGCACAGATAATCAGTTCCCCAAACTCCAGTCTAACCAGAGTTACAGACTGGTTTGGATATGTGACAGGGATCCCTCTCATTCTCCCAGCATGAACCACCACAGGTcaccagctcagctctcctCAGATTCCCTGGGAAAGCTGCCCTTGAAAAGCTTTATTCCTATAGATGCCTTACACAAAAGGAAACCCTGAAGATCTGATCTGGGCACATGGCTGCTTAGTTAAGCACAAAGCaaactcagctctgctggcaagATCAAAGTGCATTCAAACCCTGCTAGCTGTCCCTGGCCAGTCCATACTTGATTTGTGATCAACCCCTCTGCTACACATATGGAATGGCCCAAAAAGCCAGGCAGCCAGGTCAGGAACATATTGTTGCACCTCACTACTGTGCTGTGGATCATCTGGGCTATTATCTGACCCTGAATGCAGGGCTGGTTGAGTGCTCTTCATCCCTCTGCCAATGCAATACAGGGTGGGGGTTTGGTTCTGCAGCTCCTCATGGGCTGACACAACACCACAGAGAGATTAGCTCTTCCTAACCAACTCCTAAATAATTCACAAGAGGTTATTATTAGATGTTGTGGTTGCTTAGTgatcttgaaaaaaaatatcacttcaCCTTGCTGCGCTCAACTTGGTTTTGGCAGTTAGCAGAAGCTTCTGAATGCCAGCGAGATCCAAGCTGTTCCTCCATGCCTGTGCATTTTTAATTCAAGCCTAATTAAGGCAGTTTGTGGATAGGAAGTTTGGGGGAGTTCAGGCTCAGCCAAAGCAGACCCCAACCTGACTGTGCACCAGAGGGCATTGGGCACAGTCACACATGGCATGGAGGagtctgctgctgttgtgtggaCAGGAATCTGCTGCAGGTAACTACCACCAAGtaagcacagctggcagcatggCTGCAGTTTGCTTAAAGCTGGCAgcacaaagaggaaaagaaaccaaagagGAACTGCACAAACTGAAGCCTGCTGGATTTGAAGCCAGCCCCTCTGGTTCCTGGCTCACgcaggaacaggctgggaaAACAACTGTGCAAGAGTCAGGTGAGATCACAGGCTTCTGAGCCCAGAACTTCTGCCACCCACACTGGGCTAAACCTGGAGTGGCACAGCTACTGCCACTCCAAGCACAAGGTCTGAGTCTGCTTTATACCAAGGATGAGACCACCTTACTGCCTTGCTCCGGCCACGGTGCTTAGCTGTTAGTGTAAGTGAGATGCAGACCTGCTGCTTGCAGAATGGTCTAGCAGTAAGCGCCTCCTTCTTGGCCAGGGGGAAGAAGGCAAACCCCACCAGGAAGCCTCCCCTCACTCCAGGGGGTCTGATCCACGGCTGGTGCAAGTGCACTGCTTCTATTTTCCAGCTGCCAAAGGCTTGCCCCTCTGGGCTTTAGTTTACCAATTACTTGAGAGCCAAAAGGCAGCCCTCTGGTCTCACCAGCCTGAGCACAGCAAAGGTTATGTTTacaatttattaattattatcaCTTCTAATAATTGAACACAAAGCTTCGTatggctcctctctcccccGGGGTGACTCTCCCCTGCTCCCAACACATTCCCACCCTTAGGGAAGATGTTGTTTATTATGCTGATCCCACAGCCCAGGAACAGTCCCCTGACAAAGCCCCTATTAACCTCAGAGTGTGGGCCTGAGTTTCTCCGAGTTTCCCACACTTTCTTGCCCATTGATGACATTGAAAGGGAGCACAAAGGAAGCGTGCCTCACAACAGCCTGCATTAGTGCTGCTCTTTGGCTCTGCATTGTGGGGACCAGCAATTCCTGTCCCGATGGACCATCTGGAGAGCTATTTTCCCAAGCAGTACATTGATCCATCAGTATTATGCCAGAGCCCTTTTAAAACTTGGGAACGTTATGCTCTTTGACACTAAATAGGTGTCTTGAGAGGGGTTGTCAGAAAGATTTTAAACCATTTAGGGAAGGCACaaggctggggggagggaggggaggaagaaaaaaaaatcgtaattatttctttaaaaacccCTTCAGAGGCATTTGGGAGGCAGGCTGCCATGGATGTAGGAAATGCTCTCAACTAAAAATGCTTTAGAAATGATACAGAAAGGGAAGCTTTAGGCCATCAAGCTGTGTGCTCTAAgtgcagccccagggcagcactgcCTTGAAATCTGTGTAACACACAGAGAAATTCTGGCTTCGTGGACTCTCCTGATGGGCCACCTTCCTTCAGACCTGTTGCTGCACTGCAATACACTGAGCTGGCCCCTCCATGGAAAGCTACCTATCAAAGGGCTAAGAAGGCTGCTAGCTGGTGTGACAATAGCAGCTCTGGGGGAAAGTGTGCAGGGTATCTGCACCTGGGCTGAAACCATCACTCACAAACCACAAGAAGAAAGCTCCATGGCCCAGTACCAGTTTCCTAGGCTTGTGGTCCTCCAGGTGCTTTGATTTATGGACTATGACGGACACAAGCCTATTATGATAGCCTTGGGCTTGGATGGTTGCTTATCTTTCCTGGCTCCTCTCTGGCTGCTCCTCAACTCAAAGCTATCTTTGGCACACAGACAGACCACATAGCTCAGGGTGAAGTGGTGATACCTGCAGTTGGAGGCAATCAACACAGTGGTTCTTGCCTTAGAAGCTACAgttcctgcctgcctggaagTACAGACGGTGACAACTCTTCACAGATTCCTGTTTCCCCTTACACACTTCACTATTCACACACCAAGTGAGAGCAGAGACTCCTCCTTGTTTTCATGTGTGATTTGGAAGACTGCGTCCTCCTGATGCAGCTCATGACTGTGATGTGACCTACAGAGAAACAAGGCCACAGAGCAAGCCAGCCTCAgtccccagcagagctgtcacCTCGCAGGAGAGGCTCCAGATTTCACACCGTCctccaaaggcagcagcattgTGCCACTGTTTACTCAGCTCCACGTGTTTGGCAGGTTTTGgccatttgtttcttttaatcCTTCATTCCAAAACCAGGGAAACCCTGAGCCTCAGACAATCAATCTTTCATTCTGCCTCTGCAGTGAGAGTCAGAAGCACAAGCTCCTCCCATGGATATGAAGGACAGTGACAAGGGTTTGGATCGTTTCAGGCTCTTGCACTAACTGATGAATTCTTAAAAAGCTCCAACTGGGCAACCTGGTTTCAGACTTTTAACACTTTTCTGACTACAATCCTTGCAGAAAGCCCATGGCTGCACCCAGCTCCATAACAAATATATTCTAGGGACAGCCTTAGTCCAGATAATTTCTTGTTCTgaagcatctccttctc includes the following:
- the LOC128977429 gene encoding transcription factor HES-5-like, giving the protein MAPSNTLLIHMEEKLQPKEKNKLRKPVVEKMRRDRINSSIEQLKLLLEKEFQRHQPNSKLEKADILEVAVSYLKQQSQLQDQTFTPKHAEQDFNSGYLRCLREAMHFLSYCEPRKETQVQLIKHFCKAQMGADLTYSPALRSSPLSPAPFARKQPAQKTVAAAPTIWRPW